Part of the Candidatus Omnitrophota bacterium genome, TCTAAAAATAAACTGATAAAACTGTTTACTCCCTTGACGCCAAACTTATTAACGGAAGTAACTTTGAATGCATTTTTGCCTTTATGCAATACCCACCCGATAGAATTACTCTCCGTTGTTTCTTTTTGTTTTTCATCAACACTGACAATGTAATGAGAAAAATTTGGCGTGAAGGTATTTAAAAAAATATTAAATCCGAAATTGCCACCCTTTGTTCTTTCAAGGCCAATCGTAGTCACGTTTAATGGAAAATAGATATCTTTTTGTTCATTTGTTATAGCTGCTCTGCCCTTTGAGCCAATCCACGTGATGCTATTCGTTACCATATTTCCTTTTGGATGTAATTTTGGATATTTATTCGTAAACCAATCATTTCTCATCCGGACAGAGAACCCGCCTGCGTAGTAATCCATGGTTTTATGACGATAGTTCTTAATTGAAATCCCTACAAGTTCATGCTCTCCGAACTTAATACATATATCTTCTGGTTTATAGTTTCCCTCTATAACGCAAATTTCACCGATTTGATTACCATTGAAGGAATCAAACAAATCCAAACAATTCAATGGGATTGCCTGTCTTTCAAAATGAATATTGAAAGTAGGGTCCATAATAACCCATTTCTTGTACTCGTTAGACCATATTTCTGCGATCACATGGCCCTTACCTAGGGCCACGTATCTTGCCTGGTAGCCCAGGCTTAATGCGCATTGAATAAACACAACAGCGTATTCACTGCACCAAAATTTCCCCCCCCTTTTGGCTTTTCTTAATATATCGATAGCGTCATAATCACGCGATAGCTTGCCCGGATAGCCATATTCCCATTGCCTCCGTACCCAATCCTGTAATATTTCAAATTTGGCTAATTCGTTTCTACCAGGCTCCACCAATTTTTCCAGGGCATATTCGTTTCTGAGGATTTCAAGCTTAGGTTCCGAAAAAAGCTGATAGTCGAACTTATACTTATAATTATTCTCTAAAGAATAATTATAATATTCTTCTATTCTTATGTTTTTTTCAATTTTTAGATATTGTAATAATTTATCTTCCGTATCAATTAAGCCGCTGCTTCTTTTTGTATCCTTAAAGCCAAAAACAATTTTTGAATAGTTTTTATTCAAGGCATAGAAATAAAAAAGATAGTAACTTATAAAGACCGAGATTTTTAAAAAACATTTTCTTAAATTACCGGCCATGGAATAATTTAGGTACCCGTAATTATTAAATCAAACTGCTCGTTAAACCTTATTTATTATTCAAATAGGGTTGATCAATAACAACCGGCTATTCTCGCATCTTCATTATATCACAAGCGTTTCGATCCCTTAGCCTTTTGATGGGCATATGCGATAAGATATATCTTATATCTAAGCTTGTAATAAAAAATATGCTTTTTAAGTTTTCGCCAGAATACCTTAAAAATGTTAATACAAATATAAAACCACAAATTAAATATGATATAAGGGTACCGAAAGAGGCGCCCTGAACACCAAATTTCGGTATTAAAACAAGGGATAATAAAGTTTTTATTATTGTTGTTACAAATAGGATCACGGTGACTACCTCGGGTTTTCCTCGTGAATAAAAATATGAAAAATAAAGATAATAAAAAGACAGAAAGAAAAAACCCGGCAACATAATCCGCATTAGATACGCAGAAGAAGCGTACTGGATGCCATAAATAAACACCATGATCTCGCGTGAAAACAAAAACAGTAATAATGTTATAATACTCATCATCAAAAAGAAAAACCGCAGCAACTGAACCGTTTTTTTATTGCTATCTATATGGCTCATACTTGCCAGCTTTGGAAAGAGCACTACCCCAATAGCTTCCGGGATAAAAAAAAGCATCTCTCCAAACCCAACTGAAACCGAATAAAAACCAACGTCTCTAATATTTGAAAACATGTTAAGTATATAATAATCTATTTTAAATATCGCCATCAATAAAAGCGGGCCCAAGAAACCGCGAATGCCATAGTTAAATAATTTCTGTATAAAGTTAATATCGAAATTAATTTTAATCTTTACTTTTTTAGAAATAACATATACATACCACAAACTCATAAAAACTTCAGTAAATAGAATAGAAGATATCGCGCCCTTAATACCCCATTTAAAAATTATTACCAAAATAAAAAAACTTATTAAGGTCACTATTGCAGACGCTATTTTAAAAGTATTGAATTGCTTGATCTTATTAAGCCCAAGGATAGCAGTTATCGATAATTTATTAAAAAGCATAAATGGGATTGTTAAGATTGAAATTTCAATAAGAGAAGTATCTATATTCCTGAGAAGAGTGGATTTCAAAAATCTGCTTGAAAAGAAAAGTAGCAACGTTATAGAAACTCCGCTTATCAAAGTAAATGAAATAATATTTGGGTATACTTTCTTCAAGCTTTCATTCTTACTTAAACTATAAACAATAGCGTTATCAATTCCGCACATACCCAACAAAACCGAAATTGAGATTGTCTGTATTAAAAGCGAGTATGCCCCCTTGGCCTCGGGTCCAAAAAATCTTGCTACATATACTGAAATAATAATTGCGCAAATAAACACAAATATTCTCGTTAAAAGCGTTATGGTACTACTCTTCAGGAAATTCATCTTAAATCTATCGTAATTTTATTTATTGAGAGGCCGCAATTTCACACTCAAATTGTTTTTCTATTTTTTTTTATTTAATGTTTAGATATTATATACCGATGCCTTACTACCAGTAATACTTGCTGTATTTCTTGTAATACTCAATCGTTCTTTCGAGTCCTTCGCGGACAAAAATGACAGGTTCCCATCCAAGTTCTTTTTTTATCTTATTGAAATCTCCGTAATAATCCCCGATGTCAATTTTTCGCTTTTCCTCTGGGAAAGGCACGATTGTATATGTACCGCTGCCACAAACATCAATGAGTACCCTTACGAATTCCCGAAGACACATCCTTTCAGTATTACCTAGGTTGTATATCTTCCCGCTTGTTTCGTCTTTGGCGCCAACCAATAGTAACGCCCCTACTACATCGTCAACATAGTTAAAATCCCTTATTTGGTTACCATCTCCAAATATCTTTATTTCATCATTTTCAATTGCTTGACGTACAAACCACGCCACAAAACCTTGCCTATTATGTTTCATAAGGAGCCTGGGGCCATAAGTATTTGTCAGGCGCAGAGATGTAGTTTTGATGTTATAAACATTATTATAGAGGATATGGTACCATTCACCGGCCATCTTATTAATTCCATTTATATCAATAGGATGAAGTAAGTGTTTTTCATCTACCGGGAGATAATCGGGTTTTCCGTAAACTTGCCTGGTGCTGGTAAAAACGATCTTTGCATCGCGGTTATTTTTTTTACATGCCTCAAGAATAGAAAGCTGGGCCCTACAGTTTATTTCAAGATCCGTGAATGGATCTTTCATGCTATCTAAATGGCTGACCTGTCCGGCAAGATTGAAAATATAATCCTGCTCTTTAACTAAAAGCCGCATATTGTTTTCGTCTCGCACATCAGAGATATTTACCGAAACCTTATTTTCAATACCATGAATATTAAACAGATTTCCTCCGTAATCAGGCATAAGTGAATCGACGAGCGATACGTTCGCGCCAAATTCAACTAATTTATGCGCAAGGTTGCTCCCTATGAAACCAAGCCCCCCTGTCACCATTACATTCTTACCCTTAAAATCTACTTCCAAATTATCCATCTCAAGTGTTATAATAATTCATCGTAAATGCCGTGTAATTTATGCATCTGTGAAATAAAGGAGAACTCTTGCTTAACGAGCATGCTTCCTTCTAAACCCATTTTTTCTCTTAGACTGGCCTTATCAATCAAATCGCTCATTTTTTCTCTCAAAGATTCATAGTTGTCTTGTTTGCATAACAATCCGGTTTTGCCATCTATCACGCTTATTTCTGCCCCCGGAAAAGGAGTGGATATTACTGGCAACCCAGTAGATTGCGCATATATCATTGTTAACGCAGGCCCC contains:
- a CDS encoding GDP-mannose 4,6-dehydratase yields the protein MDNLEVDFKGKNVMVTGGLGFIGSNLAHKLVEFGANVSLVDSLMPDYGGNLFNIHGIENKVSVNISDVRDENNMRLLVKEQDYIFNLAGQVSHLDSMKDPFTDLEINCRAQLSILEACKKNNRDAKIVFTSTRQVYGKPDYLPVDEKHLLHPIDINGINKMAGEWYHILYNNVYNIKTTSLRLTNTYGPRLLMKHNRQGFVAWFVRQAIENDEIKIFGDGNQIRDFNYVDDVVGALLLVGAKDETSGKIYNLGNTERMCLREFVRVLIDVCGSGTYTIVPFPEEKRKIDIGDYYGDFNKIKKELGWEPVIFVREGLERTIEYYKKYSKYYW
- a CDS encoding oligosaccharide flippase family protein — translated: MNFLKSSTITLLTRIFVFICAIIISVYVARFFGPEAKGAYSLLIQTISISVLLGMCGIDNAIVYSLSKNESLKKVYPNIISFTLISGVSITLLLFFSSRFLKSTLLRNIDTSLIEISILTIPFMLFNKLSITAILGLNKIKQFNTFKIASAIVTLISFFILVIIFKWGIKGAISSILFTEVFMSLWYVYVISKKVKIKINFDINFIQKLFNYGIRGFLGPLLLMAIFKIDYYILNMFSNIRDVGFYSVSVGFGEMLFFIPEAIGVVLFPKLASMSHIDSNKKTVQLLRFFFLMMSIITLLLFLFSREIMVFIYGIQYASSAYLMRIMLPGFFFLSFYYLYFSYFYSRGKPEVVTVILFVTTIIKTLLSLVLIPKFGVQGASFGTLISYLICGFIFVLTFLRYSGENLKSIFFITSLDIRYILSHMPIKRLRDRNACDIMKMRE
- a CDS encoding transglutaminase-like domain-containing protein translates to MAGNLRKCFLKISVFISYYLFYFYALNKNYSKIVFGFKDTKRSSGLIDTEDKLLQYLKIEKNIRIEEYYNYSLENNYKYKFDYQLFSEPKLEILRNEYALEKLVEPGRNELAKFEILQDWVRRQWEYGYPGKLSRDYDAIDILRKAKRGGKFWCSEYAVVFIQCALSLGYQARYVALGKGHVIAEIWSNEYKKWVIMDPTFNIHFERQAIPLNCLDLFDSFNGNQIGEICVIEGNYKPEDICIKFGEHELVGISIKNYRHKTMDYYAGGFSVRMRNDWFTNKYPKLHPKGNMVTNSITWIGSKGRAAITNEQKDIYFPLNVTTIGLERTKGGNFGFNIFLNTFTPNFSHYIVSVDEKQKETTESNSIGWVLHKGKNAFKVTSVNKFGVKGVNSFISLFLE